One genomic region from Mycobacterium basiliense encodes:
- a CDS encoding D-alanyl-D-alanine carboxypeptidase family protein, which produces MYFIRAASCLAAAAFMAAAPALVGAPGALPIGRAEPGPAAGAGTENCPYKVSTPPAVDSSEVPQAGEPPLPLAVPSTPVGGNALGGCDIITAPDTPPVPGDISAEAWLVADLDSGAVLAARDPHGRHRPASIIKVLVAMAAINELNLNKSVAGTNDDAAAEGTKVGVNAGGTYTIAQLLHGLLMHSGNDAAYALAMQLGGMQTALEKINVLAAKLGGRDTRAATPSGLDGPGMSTSAYDMGLFYRYAWQNPTFADIVATRSFPFPGHADHPGYELENDNQLLYHYPGALGGKTGYTDDAGQTFVGAANHDGRRLVAVLLHGTRQPIPPWEQAAHLLDYGFSTPQGTQVGSLIEPDPTLLPHLTNPADRRPDSAQAAGLVSSADALPVRVGVAVIGAVIVLGLILVARSLNGRPQH; this is translated from the coding sequence ATGTACTTCATACGTGCCGCATCGTGCCTGGCCGCAGCCGCTTTCATGGCCGCCGCGCCAGCGCTGGTGGGCGCGCCCGGCGCGCTACCGATCGGCAGGGCCGAGCCCGGCCCCGCGGCCGGTGCCGGGACGGAAAACTGCCCATACAAGGTGTCCACCCCGCCCGCCGTGGACTCGTCCGAGGTGCCACAGGCCGGTGAACCACCGCTGCCCCTGGCGGTGCCCTCGACGCCGGTCGGCGGCAATGCGTTGGGTGGCTGCGACATCATCACCGCACCGGACACCCCGCCGGTGCCCGGCGATATCTCCGCCGAGGCCTGGTTGGTGGCCGATCTGGACAGCGGTGCGGTGCTCGCCGCCCGCGACCCGCACGGCCGGCACCGCCCGGCCAGCATCATCAAGGTGCTGGTGGCGATGGCTGCCATCAACGAGTTGAACCTCAACAAGTCGGTCGCCGGAACCAACGACGACGCCGCGGCCGAAGGCACCAAGGTCGGCGTCAACGCCGGCGGCACTTACACCATCGCGCAGTTGCTGCATGGTTTGTTGATGCATTCGGGCAACGACGCCGCGTACGCGTTGGCCATGCAGCTCGGGGGCATGCAGACGGCGTTAGAAAAGATCAACGTGCTGGCCGCCAAGCTGGGGGGTCGCGACACCCGGGCGGCCACTCCGTCCGGACTCGACGGGCCGGGCATGAGCACCTCGGCCTACGACATGGGCCTGTTCTACCGCTATGCGTGGCAGAACCCCACCTTCGCCGACATCGTTGCCACCCGCAGCTTCCCCTTCCCGGGCCACGCCGACCATCCCGGCTACGAGCTGGAAAACGACAACCAGCTGCTCTACCACTACCCGGGCGCGCTGGGCGGCAAGACCGGTTACACCGACGACGCCGGCCAGACCTTCGTGGGCGCGGCCAACCACGACGGACGGCGCCTGGTTGCGGTGCTACTCCATGGCACCCGCCAACCGATCCCACCGTGGGAACAAGCCGCTCACCTACTGGACTACGGCTTCAGCACACCCCAGGGCACCCAGGTCGGTTCGCTGATCGAGCCCGATCCCACGCTGCTGCCCCACCTCACCAACCCGGCCGACCGTCGGCCCGACAGCGCCCAGGCCGCCGGACTCGTATCATCGGCCGACGCTTTGCCGGTACGGGTTGGGGTGGCCGTCATCGGAGCCGTCATCGTGTTGGGTTTGATCCTGGTAGCACGCTCGTTGAACGGACGGCCGCAACACTAG
- a CDS encoding MerR family transcriptional regulator produces the protein MQSLLTLSEFAAVAASAVQASGAVPDNRQAKPIPAERMIRYYTARGLLPRPGTRGRALVYGRTHLLHLVAIKRLQGQGLSLEEIAQRLGSISAQELESLAAIPATAIPADLDDPEPVPQTARAAGRFWRAVPQTVDLSAAAGAQAVTNLAAVRLSDTVTLLIDGPLPELDCLHRAAAPLLDLLAAARKDSQ, from the coding sequence ATGCAGTCTCTTCTCACGCTGTCCGAATTCGCCGCGGTGGCCGCCAGCGCGGTGCAGGCCTCTGGTGCCGTGCCGGATAACCGCCAGGCCAAACCGATTCCGGCGGAACGGATGATCCGCTACTACACCGCGCGCGGCCTGCTGCCCCGCCCGGGAACGCGGGGGCGCGCGCTCGTATACGGGCGCACGCACCTGTTACACCTGGTCGCGATCAAGCGCCTGCAGGGTCAGGGGCTGTCTCTGGAGGAGATTGCCCAGCGTCTGGGGTCGATATCGGCTCAGGAACTGGAGTCGCTGGCGGCAATCCCGGCCACCGCCATACCTGCCGACCTGGATGACCCGGAGCCGGTCCCACAGACCGCGCGGGCGGCGGGCAGATTCTGGCGGGCCGTGCCGCAAACCGTTGACCTGTCAGCGGCCGCCGGCGCGCAGGCAGTCACCAACCTTGCCGCCGTCCGGCTTTCCGACACTGTCACATTGCTCATCGACGGGCCGCTTCCAGAACTCGACTGTCTGCACCGCGCCGCCGCGCCGCTGCTGGACCTTCTCGCCGCCGCTCGAAAGGATTCCCAATGA
- a CDS encoding VIT domain-containing protein: MNAESLPLIAIEPDQPEGKPTCGELNSADGRRLPLKALTIDTVIVGLTATSTVRQRFVNIGDTTIEASYVFPLPARAGVTEFAASLAGRRVLGVLKERGQARDDYEQALSAGQRAAIVEEDRSDVFSVRVGNLGPGEEATIEMRLTGPLEYEDGEASFRFPLVVAPRYTAGSPLPGDRTGAGMAPDTDAVPDASRVTPPRLTDHDVRPEVRVTISLDSGGLSVSELRSSLPTTVQRPSADGVTRLRVAPGARADRDLVLRFRVDRDQLSSSALLVPDAERTAASPAAEGTWSLTLVPPAEPSSAARDVVVVLDRSGSMAGWKMVAARRTAGRIVDMLDAGDRFCVLAFDDRIDTSPAMPDGLVEACDRNRFAAASWLGSLRSRGGTVMAQPLSKAVELLAESSAERQASVVLVTDGQISGEDHLLRSLAPGVGRTRIYCVGVDRAVNAGFLERLAGLGSGRAELVESEDRLDEVMARLARTIGRPALTSVRVRAEGFEIIEDTITPDRVPDAFAGVPCVISGRYRGAAANAKLYVDADGATGRFTATVPTRLVPDALAVQTIWARSVVRDLEDAYASGRGADELAQRLVAHSIRYGVLSRFTAFVAIDPEHTEAGPITEVVQPVEPPSGWAPLAGGFVGAAAGAALARGGVAGRPMAFPAAAPVPPLRDLLRRVAMGIGGDGAELDPELDEVWSALSVHRDRAPDSVLASALAVLCEALNRYLCTATKQNADRVRAALDEVKRIVDAQHPKHRVRLVNKLRFWE; this comes from the coding sequence ATGAACGCTGAGTCGCTGCCACTGATCGCTATCGAACCCGACCAGCCCGAGGGCAAGCCGACGTGCGGGGAGCTGAACTCGGCCGACGGCCGTCGGCTCCCACTCAAAGCGCTCACCATCGACACCGTCATCGTCGGTTTGACCGCTACCTCCACCGTCCGCCAGCGCTTCGTCAACATCGGCGATACGACGATCGAGGCCAGCTATGTGTTCCCGTTGCCGGCCCGCGCGGGGGTCACCGAGTTCGCCGCCTCGCTTGCCGGCCGGCGGGTGCTCGGCGTACTCAAGGAACGGGGTCAGGCGCGCGACGACTACGAGCAGGCGCTGTCCGCCGGGCAGCGCGCCGCGATCGTGGAGGAGGACCGCTCCGACGTGTTCTCGGTCCGGGTGGGCAATCTCGGGCCGGGGGAGGAAGCCACCATCGAGATGCGCCTGACCGGTCCGCTGGAGTACGAGGACGGTGAGGCCAGTTTCCGTTTCCCGCTGGTTGTGGCGCCCCGCTACACCGCCGGTAGCCCGCTGCCCGGCGACCGGACCGGCGCCGGGATGGCGCCCGACACCGACGCGGTGCCCGACGCGTCGCGGGTGACGCCGCCGCGCCTAACCGACCACGACGTACGCCCCGAGGTGCGGGTCACGATTTCGCTGGACAGCGGCGGACTATCGGTGTCAGAACTGCGGTCTTCGCTGCCAACCACGGTGCAGCGGCCGTCGGCCGATGGGGTGACCCGCTTACGGGTCGCGCCGGGTGCCCGGGCCGATCGCGACCTTGTGCTGCGCTTCCGCGTCGATCGCGACCAGCTCTCGTCGTCGGCACTGCTGGTCCCCGACGCCGAGCGCACCGCGGCTTCCCCGGCGGCGGAAGGCACCTGGTCACTCACCCTGGTGCCGCCGGCCGAACCATCCAGCGCGGCCCGCGACGTCGTGGTGGTGCTGGATCGCTCCGGATCGATGGCCGGCTGGAAGATGGTCGCCGCCCGGCGTACCGCCGGGCGCATTGTGGACATGCTCGACGCCGGTGACCGGTTCTGTGTGCTGGCCTTCGATGACCGGATCGATACATCCCCGGCCATGCCGGACGGGCTGGTGGAGGCGTGCGACCGCAACCGGTTCGCGGCGGCCTCGTGGCTGGGTTCGTTGCGCAGCCGCGGCGGCACCGTCATGGCGCAACCCCTGAGCAAAGCCGTCGAATTGCTCGCCGAATCCAGCGCAGAGCGGCAGGCCAGCGTGGTCTTGGTGACCGATGGCCAGATTAGCGGGGAGGACCACCTGCTGCGATCGCTGGCACCTGGGGTCGGACGAACCCGGATCTACTGCGTGGGCGTCGACCGTGCCGTCAATGCCGGGTTCCTCGAGCGGCTGGCGGGTTTGGGTAGCGGTCGAGCCGAGTTGGTCGAGTCGGAAGATCGCCTGGACGAGGTGATGGCCCGACTGGCTCGCACCATCGGGCGCCCAGCGCTGACCTCAGTCAGGGTGCGCGCCGAAGGTTTCGAAATCATCGAGGACACCATCACCCCCGACCGGGTTCCGGACGCCTTCGCCGGCGTGCCGTGCGTGATCTCCGGACGATATCGCGGCGCCGCCGCCAACGCGAAGCTGTACGTGGATGCCGACGGTGCGACCGGTCGCTTCACCGCGACGGTACCCACCCGGCTGGTGCCGGATGCCCTTGCGGTGCAGACGATCTGGGCCCGCTCGGTGGTCCGCGACCTGGAGGATGCCTACGCATCCGGGCGTGGGGCCGACGAGTTGGCGCAGCGCCTGGTCGCACACTCCATCCGCTATGGCGTGCTGTCGCGGTTCACCGCGTTTGTGGCCATCGACCCAGAACATACGGAGGCTGGGCCGATCACCGAGGTCGTGCAGCCCGTCGAGCCACCGTCCGGGTGGGCGCCGCTCGCAGGCGGTTTCGTCGGGGCGGCCGCGGGAGCAGCCCTGGCGCGCGGCGGGGTCGCCGGCCGGCCGATGGCGTTCCCGGCCGCCGCTCCGGTGCCCCCGCTGCGGGACTTGCTGCGCCGGGTGGCGATGGGTATTGGCGGTGACGGCGCCGAACTCGATCCGGAGCTCGACGAGGTCTGGTCCGCGCTGAGCGTCCATCGCGACCGGGCACCCGATTCGGTATTGGCCTCGGCGCTCGCGGTACTGTGCGAGGCGCTCAATCGCTACCTGTGCACCGCCACCAAGCAGAATGCCGATCGGGTGCGCGCGGCCCTCGACGAGGTCAAGCGCATCGTCGATGCGCAGCATCCCAAGCATCGGGTGCGACTGGTCAACAAGCTGCGGTTCTGGGAGTAG
- a CDS encoding sigma-70 family RNA polymerase sigma factor produces the protein MTSTQVAEFEALRPHLLSVAYRVTGTVADAEDIVQEAWLRWADQDTAIGDLRAWLTTVVSRLGLDKLRSAAHRRETYTGHWLPEPVVTRLDEADPLSAVVAHEDARFAAMVVLDRLNPDQRVAFVLHDGFALPFAEVAEVLGTTQAAARQLASRARKAVAGTADGPALVSERPDPTHDEVVGRLMAAMAAGDVDAVVSLLHPDVTFIGDANGRAPTASRVIRGADKVARFMFGLARRYGPAFYSAHQLALVNGELGAYTSGTEGKDGHWAMLPRITAMTVRDGKVCALWDIANPDKFTGSPLRELTRQRPG, from the coding sequence ATGACCTCCACGCAGGTCGCCGAATTCGAAGCCCTGCGTCCGCATCTCCTGTCCGTCGCCTACCGGGTGACCGGGACGGTAGCCGACGCCGAAGACATCGTGCAGGAGGCCTGGCTGCGCTGGGCGGACCAGGACACCGCCATTGGCGACCTGCGGGCCTGGCTGACCACCGTGGTGAGCCGGCTCGGCCTGGACAAGTTGCGCTCCGCGGCGCATCGGCGGGAGACCTACACCGGTCACTGGTTGCCCGAGCCGGTGGTCACCCGCCTCGATGAGGCCGATCCCCTGTCCGCCGTGGTCGCCCACGAGGATGCGCGGTTCGCCGCGATGGTGGTGCTGGATCGCCTCAACCCCGATCAGCGAGTTGCGTTCGTGTTGCACGACGGGTTCGCCCTACCGTTTGCCGAAGTCGCCGAGGTGTTGGGAACCACCCAGGCCGCCGCTCGGCAGCTGGCGTCGCGAGCCCGCAAGGCCGTGGCCGGCACAGCCGACGGGCCGGCGCTGGTATCGGAGCGGCCCGATCCCACCCATGACGAGGTGGTGGGCCGGCTGATGGCGGCAATGGCCGCGGGCGACGTGGACGCCGTGGTGTCGTTGCTGCATCCCGACGTGACCTTCATCGGTGATGCAAATGGCCGGGCGCCCACCGCTTCTCGGGTCATCCGCGGTGCGGACAAGGTGGCTCGGTTCATGTTTGGTCTGGCCCGGCGTTACGGCCCGGCGTTCTACTCGGCACATCAGCTGGCGTTGGTCAACGGTGAGCTGGGCGCCTACACGTCTGGAACCGAGGGCAAGGACGGGCATTGGGCGATGCTGCCGCGCATCACCGCGATGACGGTGCGCGACGGAAAGGTATGCGCCCTATGGGATATCGCCAACCCCGACAAGTTCACCGGCTCACCACTGCGTGAGCTCACCCGCCAGCGGCCGGGCTGA
- a CDS encoding condensation domain-containing protein, which produces MSSYSYFADLPQVEDDEIAAHTEVLVADSRVDQRLIRAAVDEVFTANPALGTVFEPFCDCWAARPGGGWGWAVEPPGDTVADVVARQRAAFDMRTGRLFAVSLIPGAPDRLVLSASHLCIDGPSWQLVIGELVRAYDGSVWRRLSPNAPSRFAQHRRS; this is translated from the coding sequence ATGTCTTCCTACTCGTATTTTGCCGACCTGCCGCAGGTTGAGGACGACGAGATCGCGGCGCACACCGAGGTGCTGGTTGCCGACTCCCGGGTAGACCAACGCCTCATTCGTGCGGCTGTGGACGAAGTCTTCACCGCCAACCCCGCCTTGGGCACCGTCTTCGAACCCTTCTGTGACTGCTGGGCGGCTCGCCCGGGCGGCGGTTGGGGCTGGGCGGTGGAGCCCCCGGGCGACACGGTGGCCGATGTGGTCGCCAGGCAGCGCGCGGCCTTCGACATGCGTACCGGAAGGCTATTCGCGGTGTCCTTGATCCCGGGCGCTCCCGACCGTCTAGTGCTTAGCGCCAGCCACCTTTGCATCGACGGCCCATCGTGGCAGCTGGTGATCGGTGAATTGGTGCGAGCCTATGACGGAAGTGTCTGGCGCCGTCTGTCCCCGAACGCCCCGAGCAGGTTCGCACAGCACCGTAGGTCGTGA
- a CDS encoding TetR/AcrR family transcriptional regulator, with the protein MARPKVIAEAVLLDQLLQAFADLGYHGISLRELCRHLGISHNLIHRRYESKEAAWKAAVDHGFQQLATELEVPSDLVDADPLERLRAVMLQYAQATMKNPALTRIIQQEAARPGPRFEYMFSRYVGPTRENSARVLEALQDLGVVREGAVETVYFFLTTWGIGGLASAPEQIRNALRQGPSETTLARLAVDVVIDGLRVQNH; encoded by the coding sequence GTGGCACGCCCGAAGGTGATCGCGGAGGCAGTCCTTTTGGACCAGTTACTCCAGGCTTTCGCCGACCTCGGTTATCACGGCATCAGCCTGCGCGAGTTGTGTCGGCACCTGGGAATCAGTCACAACCTGATCCACCGACGCTACGAGTCGAAGGAGGCCGCCTGGAAGGCGGCTGTCGACCACGGCTTTCAACAGTTGGCGACCGAGTTGGAGGTGCCCAGCGACCTTGTCGATGCCGACCCGCTCGAGCGGCTGCGCGCGGTGATGCTGCAGTACGCCCAGGCCACCATGAAAAATCCCGCCCTGACCAGGATCATCCAGCAGGAGGCCGCACGGCCCGGTCCGCGGTTCGAATATATGTTTTCTCGCTACGTCGGGCCCACCCGGGAAAACTCCGCACGAGTGCTCGAGGCGCTGCAGGATTTGGGCGTGGTCAGGGAAGGTGCGGTGGAAACCGTGTACTTCTTCCTCACCACCTGGGGAATTGGGGGCCTGGCCAGCGCTCCGGAGCAGATCCGCAACGCGCTGCGGCAGGGTCCGTCCGAAACGACGCTGGCCAGGCTTGCGGTAGACGTTGTAATCGACGGATTGCGCGTCCAAAATCACTAA